A part of Desulfobacter sp. genomic DNA contains:
- the ssb gene encoding single-stranded DNA-binding protein, translated as MAGLNKVMLIGNLGRDPEIRYLQSGNAVVNFSIATSEQWTDKNTGERQEKTEWHRIVVFGKQAEICGKYLSKGSSIYIEGRLQTRSWEKDGQTHYTTEIVASNFQFLGGRGDNQGGGYQNQGGYQQGGGGYQNQGGGYQNQGGYQQQGGQGGGYQQQSQGGTAPNSDNFQGQTNPGMTGGPDPIPDDDIPF; from the coding sequence ATGGCAGGTTTGAATAAGGTCATGCTCATCGGCAATCTGGGCCGCGATCCTGAGATAAGGTATCTTCAGTCGGGGAATGCTGTGGTGAATTTTTCCATTGCCACCAGTGAACAGTGGACAGACAAAAACACAGGAGAACGCCAGGAAAAAACAGAGTGGCATCGAATTGTCGTTTTTGGAAAGCAGGCGGAAATTTGTGGTAAATATCTGTCCAAAGGAAGCTCTATCTATATTGAGGGGCGGCTTCAGACCCGTTCCTGGGAAAAGGACGGCCAGACCCATTATACAACTGAAATTGTGGCGTCAAATTTCCAGTTCCTTGGCGGCCGCGGCGACAACCAGGGCGGCGGATACCAGAACCAGGGCGGCTACCAGCAGGGTGGCGGCGGATATCAAAACCAGGGCGGAGGCTACCAGAATCAAGGCGGATACCAGCAGCAGGGCGGCCAGGGCGGCGGCTATCAGCAGCAATCCCAGGGCGGAACTGCACCCAATTCTGATAATTTCCAGGGACAGACCAATCCGGGGATGACCGGGGGACCTGATCCCATTCCCGACGACGATATTCCCTTCTAG
- a CDS encoding response regulator, translated as MSDKTILVVDDETTILNMFKLAFTQKGYEVKTAASAEDALELLKTEKIHVMFLDLNLPAMNGIELCRAIKSQMPMAILYALTGYASLFELSDCRDAGFDDYYKKPVSIAELLKAAETAFEKIERWKNT; from the coding sequence ATGTCAGATAAAACCATACTCGTGGTCGATGATGAAACCACCATTTTAAACATGTTCAAGCTTGCCTTTACACAGAAGGGGTATGAGGTCAAAACCGCTGCCAGCGCAGAAGACGCCCTTGAACTGCTGAAAACCGAAAAAATCCATGTCATGTTCCTCGACCTGAACCTTCCGGCCATGAACGGAATTGAGCTGTGCCGGGCCATCAAGAGCCAGATGCCCATGGCCATTCTCTACGCCCTCACCGGGTATGCCTCACTGTTTGAACTTTCCGACTGCAGGGATGCCGGCTTTGACGATTATTACAAAAAACCGGTGAGCATTGCCGAACTGCTCAAGGCCGCTGAAACAGCTTTTGAAAAAATAGAGCGCTGGAAAAATACCTGA